A region of the Perognathus longimembris pacificus isolate PPM17 chromosome 7, ASM2315922v1, whole genome shotgun sequence genome:
CAATTATAATATTTAGATCATTTGTAGTTTAGTTTCAATACATTGTAAATTTTTCCTCTACCTGAGATATTTATAAGATTCTATTCCACCCTATAGTTTATAAGAGAATCTAATTGTGAATTTTTTAATGCTTAATATATAaagcttctcttttatttttatttcttgcaaaGTTAAGAATTTTACATGGTTTTCCTTCCATCAGGATATTCTCTAGGGATTAAATTTGGCAGTCTTCACTTTTCCTTTCAACTTTCTAACACCAAGTCTTGTAATTTGGCTTTCACTTTCTTCTAtcctaattttcattttttaaaccatATTTCCCTGGTGAACTGTTGAAGTGGCAATCTCGAATGGTCATTCTGCAGCAACAGACACACACTTTTGACTAGTTGATTTTATATCAAAGGCCCAGGGGGCTTCTTTTGGAGATGTTCTACTCCCACACTTAACCAATGCTCACTGTAGTACATTgtctcttaatttcctttttttaaaagaaatattctttccTAACTCTAGCACCCTATTTCAATGACTGGCTTCCAGCTATGTTTCTTTACAGGTAAAGTTTGTAAGGCTAGGATGTCTTTAACATAAAATTCAGCAGACTACCCATAGAGCAGTGAATTAGCATCCTTTCTGGAACTCCTAACAAACCTGAACTTCATGGATTTTAGTGCAAAATTATTACAATAGAACCTTGCTAATTCACATTAGTGATGGAGAATCCCATTTGAAACTACTAAATTTCTCAGTGATAATTGAAGAAAAGTGAATAATCTAGAGAAACACAGATGATATTTCTCCCTTTCTACATTACTCCATGGACTATTCATACCCCAGGCTCTTTAgggaaaatgaatgaacaaaaagaagcatgTAAAAACCCTAATTAGAAATACCTAATGTCTAGTCAGGTATTTGTGAGTGCATGCATATATGGgtataagaataaaaattaaataaaatatatgcatacaaaaaGAGGAAGTATTGCATTACATTTCAAAATGATATCATTTAAAAAACCTAAACCAAATAAAATTCATAATAGACAAATTAATAATAGATCACATCTGTATTAgtgccctttgtgtgtgtgtttgtgtgtgtctttaaTGAAAAATGCAtgcaaaaattttgtttttatcgcTATCAGTACATTTAATTTCCAAGCCACTATTTTCTCATACATGATTCCTTAAAGGATTCAATAGGAGACCTTTTCTCCCAGATGTGGCTTTATTCTCCATTCTCAACTTGACAGTGAGAAATAATATGTAAGCTAGCTATGTGTCATGTGATCACAACCCTCAATGGTTGTGATATGTAAGCTTCATGTCACATGATCACAGCCCTCAATCACTCTGACTATAAGCCAAAGAGTTTATGATGGTttgcaagactagcactcttaatGGCTTGACCTTCCCTGCCATGATTCCTTATCTCCTGCCTCCCTCTTTCACTCATCCTATTAAATATTAGTTGTTCTGCTAAGTACAGATTATTCCAAGTATTGTCTTCTTTGAGAGGCTGCCAACTTGCTGATCCCAGTCTTTACACCCTGACTTAGGAGCTACAAGACTTAAAAGTCTTTTGCTGTATCTGTTAATTTCTCAATGACTTTCCCCTGATCATCATATCTAAAGAACAACTTGTTCCTGCTTCCATTTCGgtatgtatttttcttcattttatttactgACATATAAAGTGAATGCCAGCAAACCTTTTCCAAAGAGATAAAGATCAAgggtttctcttgtttttttatgCAGCTATTGTGGCACTAAGGCCATAGCAGGGGAAAGTACCTGTTTGTTGTCCAATGAAACTTTATATACAATAGAAAGTAATTGAACAAATTTGATGCATGATAGAATTTGCTAATCATACATCTAACATATTgagcaatttatttttatctatcatGATCTGATAATATTTGAGATATATATTCCATAGTAGCAAGGACTTGTTTCATATTTCTACCACTCCCACTCACATTATCAGAGATATGCCCTACATTTAACAAATTATTTAGTTAAATAAGGCTTAATTTAAATAATAAGGTAATTTATCACATTCCCTTGTGAGGAgaacctctctccccatccctgtTTTCATTCCCCTTGGAAAATAACCAAGGACCAGCTGCCACACTCGCAATgattaataaagtaataaaagccATCAATAGTCTTTTTCCAGCTCCTCTATCTCATAAATACAACTGTTTCCTTGCAAATTCTGCCAATGTGGGTCACAGATGACCCTGCCATCCACTATGCATGCACTAATGTGTAGCTGGCAGGGTGGCAAAATTCTCACCCAAGAACTCTCCTTGAGGGGAGATTTGCAAGAgttaatatattttctcttttttttctttcagccctTACTTCTGAGAGCATGGTACACACTCTCTTATATGTTAGGAAAGATCATGGTAAATACAAATGTAATTTTCATTCTCACTTTTATTATAAACTGATCATTACAACTGTATGAAATTTATTAGGTTTCAATTGGTGTTactatttatgaatataatgtggaACATTTAAGTCAAGCTATTTTTTCTGGCTATTTCTTGATAGTGAATTTTAAAGTAGTCTTCTCATCAACTTTTCTCAGTAGGACCAAGTAATATTATCCAAATGtgatgatagattttttttagataatcatatttctgaaaattattcGAATTTACTTTGCTTTAGTGATGCTCATCCTTACTGTATAAAAGCAGTCTTTTCTTAAATCATTAGATTAAAATTTGTCACAAAATTCAGTAAAATAAGACATAATTTGACTACATAAAACTATGAACTTAGTTTACTAAAATGCACATGTACTTAACACAGAACAATATGAAACATCAATTTCATTGTGATGGAATAAAGAAAGTATAACATTTGGAGGTAAAAATTATTCAGATATTTTCGCCCGTCTCCTGCCTTCAGGACCAACCAACGCcgttttttgtgtgtctgtgtggttagTTTTGTATCGACGACTAGCCATGACCTCCCAGATCCGTCAGAATTATTCCACCGAGGTGGAGGCTGCTGTCAACCGACTGGTCAACTTTCATTTGAGGTACTCCTACACCTACCTCTCTCTGGGCTACTGTTTCGATCGCAACGATGTGGCTCTGGACAGAGTGGGCCACTTCTGCGAGCTGGCGGAGAAGCGTGAGGGCGCCCACCGCTTCCTGAAGATGCAGAACCAGCGCGGTGGCAGCACGCTGTTCCAGGATGTGCAGAAGCCTTCTGAAGATGAGTGGGGTAAAACCGTTTAAGCCATGGAAGCCGCACTGAACCTGGAGAAGAACCTGAACCAAGCCATTTTGGATATTCATGCCTTGGGTTCTGCACGCACAGACCCCCATCTCTGTGACTTCCTAGAAAACCACTTACTGGATGAAGAAGTGAAGCTCATCAAGAAGATGGGTGACCACCTAACCAACCCCCGCAGGCTGACTTCCCCTCAAGCAGGGCTGGGCGAGTATCTCTTCGAACTCCTCACCCTCAAGCACGACTAGAAGACCCCGGAGTCCAGCAGCCTTTGGGGGCCATCTGTGCTTTGCGTGTCATCAGGGtttccacttgagcctcaccctCTAGCCATGGGCAACTTCCTAACTAACCACCCTGGAGCCCTTCCCAAGCCTAGGACCAAATGAAATAAAGCtttttgcaggaaaaaaaattcagagatttTAATTCTATCTGTCCTTTATGTACAGATAAAATCTTCCCCTAACACAATAAACAATCTACAAGTAATAAAGCACTTCTATGGTGGAGAACAGAAAACATATGCATATGAAGCTATGggatattatttttatgtaatagCATATCTGCATAATCAAATTAAAATAGCATAATTGTTCATCCAATGAAATGTAATTGAGAAGCAATTACTAGTTTGCTAAATATTGAAAGATAAGGAGTCATTCTC
Encoded here:
- the LOC125355302 gene encoding ferritin light chain-like; this encodes MTSQIRQNYSTEVEAAVNRLVNFHLRYSYTYLSLGYCFDRNDVALDRVGHFCELAEKREGAHRFLKMQNQRGGSTLFQDVQKPSEDEWGKTV